One window of Microcoleus vaginatus PCC 9802 genomic DNA carries:
- a CDS encoding Hsp20/alpha crystallin family protein, which produces MLMRYWQPFTEIETIREQLDKVFDQRATTRDNSEAAWMPALELVDAGDNFVLKAQLPGIDPKDIDVQVTREAISISGERRYENTEEKPRYVRSEFRYGKFHRVLPLPAHIQNDSVQAEYKDGILTLTLPKVTEARNKVVKINLAQVAGAPANPALEQAN; this is translated from the coding sequence ATGTTGATGCGCTATTGGCAACCCTTCACAGAAATTGAAACCATCCGCGAGCAACTCGATAAAGTTTTTGACCAACGGGCAACAACGAGAGATAACTCAGAAGCCGCTTGGATGCCCGCTCTGGAATTGGTTGATGCTGGGGACAACTTCGTATTAAAAGCGCAACTGCCTGGAATTGACCCCAAAGACATTGACGTTCAAGTCACTCGCGAAGCAATTTCTATCTCTGGCGAGCGTCGCTACGAAAACACAGAAGAAAAACCCCGCTACGTCCGCTCAGAATTCCGCTATGGCAAATTCCACCGGGTGCTTCCCTTGCCCGCACACATTCAAAATGACTCTGTGCAAGCTGAATACAAAGATGGCATTCTAACGCTAACCCTGCCCAAAGTGACTGAAGCTCGCAATAAAGTCGTCAAGATTAACTTGGCTCAAGTTGCTGGAGCTCCAGCAAATCCCGCTCTGGAACAGGCTAATTAA